A single Anopheles arabiensis isolate DONGOLA chromosome 2, AaraD3, whole genome shotgun sequence DNA region contains:
- the LOC120894721 gene encoding protein lin-28 homolog, protein MERHGGPFQSMDNGGGCPPGSEQHAASQTSPNPEQEVLVGPRRGRCKWFNVVKGWGFITPDDGGQEVFVHQSVIQMGGFRSLGENEEVEFESKLSAKGYEATSVYGPSHAECKGSDFRPYSKKRRFRKVRCYNCGEFANHIASKCELGPLPKRCHNCRSEDHLIADCPTKPPPAPPQSSSPK, encoded by the exons ATGGAACGACACGGTGGACCCTTCCAGTCAATGGACAATGGTGGCGGTTGCCCACCCGGTAGCGAACAGCACGCAGCATCGCAAACCTCACCGAACCCAGAGCAGGAAG TCTTGGTCGGACCACGAAGAGGACGTTGCAAATGGTTTAACGTGGTGAAAGGCTGGGGCTTCATCACACCGGACGACGGTGGCCAGGAGGTGTTTGTGCATCAG AGCGTCATACAGATGGGTGGCTTTCGATCGTTGGGTGAAAACGAAGAGGTCGAGTTCGAGTCGAAACTGTCGGCCAAAGGGTACGAAGCGACGAGCGTCTACGGCCCTTCGCACGCGGAGTGCAAAGGGAGCGACTTTCGGCCGTACAGTAAAAAGCGAAGATTTCGGAAAGTGAG GTGCTACAATTGTGGCGAGTTTGCGAACCACATCGCGTCCAAGTGTGAGCTGGGACCACTGCCAAAGCGTTGCCATAACTGCAGAAGCGAGGATCATTTAATAGCGGACTGTCCGACCAAAcccccaccagcaccaccacagtCATCATCACCAAAATGA